Below is a window of Candidatus Sulfotelmatobacter sp. DNA.
AGCGACTGCTCGAGTGGGAGGGCCTCGCCTGTGGACCCGATACGGCGAACGTCGAGCTGGACGAGGCGGTGCCCTGGGAGCATCCGCATTTCGTCTCGGGCCACATGGCGGATCCGATTCTTGGAGGAGTCACGGTCGGCAAGGCGTTCGATCGCGGCTCGCGAACCACGAGCTTCGAGCACTACCTGAAGGTCACCAATGCCTGGGGGGTGCCGCTCGACGCGCTGCCGCGATTGCTGCGTCGCGACGTGTTCGGCGACAGCGTTCACCTGATCATCCAGGAGCTCCGCCAGGATTTCACCTGCGCCGCCGACCACGATCTCGCGCGCTCCTGGCTCCACACCATGGGACTGAAGGAACGATTCGCAATCGGCGGCATGCTCAATCGTCTGGCGTTCCGGAGCTGGCCGCGGTCGCCTCAGGTGGACCGGCGGCTGCTCGCCGTGGCGGCAGGGATGCCGCTCGCCCTGCTGGACGGACGGAGACTGCAGCGCGAGATGCTGATCCGATTTCACCCGGAGCTCGCCCGGCTGCCGCTCGACCACAACGACCCCGACGTGACCCCGCTGCTGCCCGGGATCTACGACCTGGTGCGCGCCGGTCTCGATCGACGGCTGCGTCGCCTGCGCGGTCGCCTGCGGCTCCCGAATCCCGAGCGGCGTTACTACTTCCGCACCTACGATTTCGAGGGCGCCGGCTGGCGCGCGCTTCGCCAGGCCGCCGAGCCCGATCGCGAACGGGCCCTCGCCCTGTTCGATCGCGATGCGTTCGAGGCGCTCGTTCCACGCGCCGGGCAGCGCACTCCGCCGGTCTCGCGCCTGGAAGATGCCTCGGCGGCCAAGTTGCTGCTCGGCGTCAGCGTCTGGCTGCGGGTCGGGCTCGGCTGAACGGCGTCCGCCATTGCGGCAGGCGGGCCTGACTGCCTGTCAGATCGACCCCGCCGCTACACCCGCAAGTGCGGCGTTTTTCCGGAGGTTCCTCTAGCACGGCTCTTGCGAGTTGCCTGAGTCACACAGCCGCGTTTCCGGCGCCCGTGTGGTGCGAGGCGCCGACGCTGGAGGAATCAGCCATGACCACGCAGATCCTTCCCATGGTGCCGGCCGCGTCCAAGGCCACGATCGAGTACGACGGCCGTTCGGTTGCTCTTCCCGTCATTCGCGGAAGCGAAGGCGAAGAGGCGATCGACATCGCCACGCTGCGCCAGAAGACGGGCCTCATCACTCTCGATCCCGGATTCGGCAACACCGGCTCCTGCCGCAGCGCGATCACGTTCATCGACGGCGAAAAGGGGATCCTGCGCTACCGCGGCTACCCGATCGAAGAGCTCGCCGAGCGCGCCTCGTTCCTGGAGGTGGCGTGGCTGCTGATCCATGGCGAGTTGCCGTCGCCGGCCCAGCTCGCAAGCTTCGAATCGGAAGTGAAGCATCACTCCATGCTCCACGAGGACTTCCGCCGCTTCTTCGACGCGCTCCCCAAGGACGCCCATCCCATGCCGGTGTGCGCCGCGGCGGTGGGGGCGCTGGCGACCTTCTATCAGCAGCCCGAGACCGAACAGCTCACCCACGACACGATCGTGCGGTTGATCTCCAAGATGCCGACGATCGCCGCGTTCTCCTACAAGCACTCGATCGGGCAACCCTTCATCTACCCGCGCAATACGCTCGACTACTCGACCAACTTCATGCACATGATGTTCGCGACCCCGTGCGAGCCGTATGAGGTGGATCCGCGACTGGCGCGCGCCATCAACCTGCTGCTGATCCTCCACGCCGACCACGAGCAGAACTGCTCGACCAGCACGGTGCGGGTGGTGGGCAGCTCCCAGGCCAATCTGTTCGCGGGGATCGCCGCGGGCATCGCGGCCCTCTGGGGGCCGCTCCACGGCGGCGCCAACCAGCAGGTGATCGAGATGCTCGAGCAGATCGTCCGCGAAGACGGGAGCGCCGAGAAGTTCCTGGCCCGGGCCAAGGACAAGAACGACACCACCCGTCTGATGGGCTTCGGCCATCGCGTCTACAAGAGCTACGATCCCCGTGCCGCGATTCTCAAGAAGACCTGCGCCGAGGTCATTCGCGTCACCGGCGGAGGCTCGAGCCGACTGCTCGACACCGCGATGAAGCTCGAGGAAATCGCGTTGCGCGACGAGTACTTCGTGAGCCGAAAGCTCTACCCGAACGTCGACTTCTACTCGGGCGTGATCTACCGGGCGCTGGGCATCCCGACCAACATGTTCACGGTGATGTTTGCGCTCGGCCGCACTCCCGGCTGGGTGGCTCACTGGCTCGAGATGCGTCACGACGCCGACACCCGCATCGCTCGACCGCGGCAGATCTACACCGGCGCCACCCAGCGCGCCTACCGGCCGATGTCCGAGCGCCGGTAGGAATCGCGAGGCCCCACATGGTCCGGTTCGAGGAGCGGAAGGTTCCGGTCACCGGCGAGAAGTACG
It encodes the following:
- a CDS encoding citrate synthase, producing MTTQILPMVPAASKATIEYDGRSVALPVIRGSEGEEAIDIATLRQKTGLITLDPGFGNTGSCRSAITFIDGEKGILRYRGYPIEELAERASFLEVAWLLIHGELPSPAQLASFESEVKHHSMLHEDFRRFFDALPKDAHPMPVCAAAVGALATFYQQPETEQLTHDTIVRLISKMPTIAAFSYKHSIGQPFIYPRNTLDYSTNFMHMMFATPCEPYEVDPRLARAINLLLILHADHEQNCSTSTVRVVGSSQANLFAGIAAGIAALWGPLHGGANQQVIEMLEQIVREDGSAEKFLARAKDKNDTTRLMGFGHRVYKSYDPRAAILKKTCAEVIRVTGGGSSRLLDTAMKLEEIALRDEYFVSRKLYPNVDFYSGVIYRALGIPTNMFTVMFALGRTPGWVAHWLEMRHDADTRIARPRQIYTGATQRAYRPMSERR
- a CDS encoding asparagine synthase-related protein is translated as MSAILIVRDPDVGRRELGLRAAEAAMRRFDLAIGSGGRGPVAMRWGTFAGAPVSQAPGALVIGDLIPGPGAERLAAAEYAARAAREATPPACDGYYFAATFDALGALTIAADILGAFPVYYAGAGEALLVASSPALIRYYPGVTSALDHAGLAALLITNGSVGGRTLYKGIRRLPAGVVLIATPGSPPRERRHYAIELSGASHDQPVQECAARFHEALSDSARRHVPAGVPHTLLLSGGIDSRMIAGVLARQGIPLRAVTRGLVSDLEYFCARAVAKQLRLPHQRIADRNATFAEFERLLEWEGLACGPDTANVELDEAVPWEHPHFVSGHMADPILGGVTVGKAFDRGSRTTSFEHYLKVTNAWGVPLDALPRLLRRDVFGDSVHLIIQELRQDFTCAADHDLARSWLHTMGLKERFAIGGMLNRLAFRSWPRSPQVDRRLLAVAAGMPLALLDGRRLQREMLIRFHPELARLPLDHNDPDVTPLLPGIYDLVRAGLDRRLRRLRGRLRLPNPERRYYFRTYDFEGAGWRALRQAAEPDRERALALFDRDAFEALVPRAGQRTPPVSRLEDASAAKLLLGVSVWLRVGLG